In Puntigrus tetrazona isolate hp1 chromosome 7, ASM1883169v1, whole genome shotgun sequence, the following are encoded in one genomic region:
- the mrpl46 gene encoding 39S ribosomal protein L46, mitochondrial, translating to MAAPFARVYRPLWRIITTTTLNKGARNVTSTRPQWSAQDVKTAAVASPWALHGAVCLQRPPVVSQDKSPIEEEFMELMHQMELERSLLSDHELKLLEDAARMSRKQEEDYDSDEEEDYRDKEIVTAQDLEDIWEQNLKQFQPAPRSQGVDEKGVSSSERCLADSLVLLVKKDVGSEKLWLLPQIQWQTGETLRQTAERALASLPDADLKATFLGNAPCGFYKYKYPKDIQKEGSVGAKVFFFKAVLLGHKHLPLENNSFAWVKKDELQDFLKPGYLKQVQRFIMAL from the exons ATGGCGGCGCCCTTCGCTAGAGTTTATCGGCCGTTATGGAGAATAATAACTACGACTACATTAAACAAAGGCGCGCGAAATGTTACGTCTACTAGGCCACAGTGGTCTGCGCAAGATGTCAAAACTGCTGCTGTCGCTTCTCCGTGGGCGCTGCATGGAGCCGTTTGTCTGCAGCGGCCGCCTGTGGTTTCTCAAGACAAGAGCCCTATTGAGGAGGAGTTCATGGAGCTTATGCACCAG ATGGAGTTGGAGAGAAGTCTGCTCTCGGATCATGAGCTAAAGCTCCTGGAGGATGCTGCACGGATGAGCCGAAAACAAGAAGAGGATTATGATTCAGATGAAGAGGAGGATTACAGAGACAAAGAAATTGTCACAGCCCAAGATCTGGAAGATATATGGGAACAGAATCTCAAGCAGTTTCAACCAGCTCCAAGGTCACAAG GTGTCGATGAGAAAGGTGTAAGTTCTTCAGAGCGTTGTTTAGCAGACAGCCTGGTCTTGCTGGTGAAGAAGGATGTTGGCAGTGAAAAGCTTTGGCTGCTGCCTCAGATTCAGTGGCAGACGGGAGAGACACTCCGACAGACGGCCGAACGTGCTCTTGCGAGTCTTCCAG ATGCTGACCTGAAGGCTACTTTTCTTGGCAATGCACCTTGTggattttacaaatataaatacccAAAGGATATTCAGAAAGAGGGCAGTGTCGGAGCCAAGGTGTTCTTTTTCAAAGCTGTGCTACTGGGCCATAAGCACTTACCTCTGGAGAACAATTCGTTTGCCTGGGTAAAAAAGGATGAACTCCAGGACTTCCTGAAGCCTGGGTACCTTAAACAAGTCCAACGCTTCATTATGGCTTTATAA